From the genome of Pantoea alfalfae, one region includes:
- the dut gene encoding dUTP diphosphatase, which translates to MMKKIDVKILDPRVGKEFPLPTYATSGSAGLDLRACIDDVLDIAPGTTTLVPTGLAIHIADPDLAAVILPRSGLGHKHGIVLGNLVGLIDSDYQGQLMVSVWNRGQESFSLQPGDRMAQLVFVPVVQAEFNLVDDFDASLRGEGGFGHSGRQ; encoded by the coding sequence ATGATGAAAAAAATAGACGTTAAAATCCTGGACCCGCGCGTCGGCAAAGAGTTTCCACTGCCGACCTACGCGACTTCAGGTTCCGCTGGGTTAGATTTACGCGCCTGCATTGATGATGTTCTCGACATCGCACCAGGCACCACAACGCTGGTCCCGACCGGCCTGGCGATTCATATTGCCGACCCCGATCTGGCCGCTGTGATCCTGCCGCGCTCAGGTCTTGGCCATAAACACGGCATCGTGCTGGGCAACCTGGTCGGGCTGATTGACTCCGACTATCAGGGACAGCTGATGGTCTCGGTCTGGAATCGCGGACAGGAAAGTTTCTCTCTGCAACCCGGCGATCGCATGGCACAACTGGTCTTTGTACCGGTGGTACAGGCGGAATTTAACCTGGTCGACGATTTCGACGCCAGCCTGCGCGGCGAAGGCGGCTTCGGCCATTCAGGTCGCCAGTAA
- the rph gene encoding ribonuclease PH, protein MRPAGRSAQQVRPVTLTRNYTKHAEGSVLVEFGETKVLCTASVDEGVPRFLKGQGQGWVTAEYGMLPRSTHSRMAREAAKGKQGGRTLEIQRLIARSLRAAVDLKALGEFTITLDCDVIQADGGTRTASITGACVALADALNKLVASGKLKANPMKGMVAAISVGIVKGEALCDLEYVEDSAAETDMNVVMMEDGRMIEVQGTAEGEPFSHEELLTLLALARGGIEELIQAQKAALEN, encoded by the coding sequence ATGCGTCCAGCAGGCCGTAGCGCACAACAGGTGCGTCCAGTCACATTGACCCGCAATTACACCAAACACGCAGAGGGTTCCGTTCTGGTGGAATTCGGCGAAACGAAAGTGCTTTGCACTGCCTCCGTAGACGAAGGGGTTCCGCGTTTCCTTAAAGGCCAGGGCCAGGGCTGGGTCACGGCTGAATATGGCATGCTGCCGCGTTCAACCCACAGCCGTATGGCGCGTGAAGCCGCAAAAGGCAAGCAGGGTGGACGTACGCTGGAAATTCAGCGTCTGATCGCCCGTTCACTGCGTGCCGCAGTTGATCTTAAAGCGCTGGGTGAATTTACCATTACGCTCGACTGTGACGTAATTCAGGCCGATGGCGGCACCCGTACCGCCTCAATCACCGGTGCCTGTGTGGCGCTGGCTGATGCGCTGAACAAGCTGGTAGCCAGCGGCAAGCTGAAAGCCAATCCGATGAAGGGCATGGTCGCGGCGATTTCAGTAGGTATCGTTAAAGGCGAAGCACTGTGCGATCTGGAGTACGTTGAGGACTCCGCGGCAGAAACCGACATGAACGTCGTGATGATGGAAGATGGTCGCATGATCGAGGTGCAGGGCACTGCCGAGGGCGAACCGTTTAGCCATGAAGAGCTGCTGACGTTACTGGCGCTGGCACGCGGCGGCATTGAGGAATTGATTCAGGCGCAGAAAGCAGCGCTGGAAAATTGA
- the radC gene encoding RadC family protein produces MKIKGPREKLQKLGAHSLSDTELLAIFLRTGSPGQNVLELAGQMLEGFGSLYQLMTSDKAAFCKIKGVGDAKLAQLHAIAELAKRFFASKLARESVMENPQITRQYLQSLLAHQEREIFMALFLDNQHRVLRAQNMFSGSINSVEVHPREIVREALKLNAAALILAHNHPSGMAEPSRADREVTHKVSEACQLLDIRLLDHLVIGHGEYVSFAERGWL; encoded by the coding sequence ATGAAAATCAAGGGACCACGGGAAAAACTGCAGAAACTGGGCGCGCATTCGCTCAGCGATACCGAACTGCTGGCCATCTTTCTCCGCACTGGCTCGCCGGGGCAGAACGTCCTTGAACTGGCCGGGCAGATGCTGGAGGGATTTGGCTCGCTTTATCAGCTCATGACGTCAGACAAAGCGGCATTTTGCAAAATTAAAGGTGTCGGCGATGCCAAGCTGGCGCAACTGCACGCGATTGCCGAACTGGCGAAGCGCTTTTTCGCCAGTAAGCTGGCGCGCGAAAGCGTGATGGAAAATCCACAAATCACGCGCCAGTATCTGCAAAGTCTGTTAGCCCATCAGGAGCGTGAGATCTTTATGGCACTGTTTCTGGATAATCAGCATCGGGTGCTGCGGGCACAAAATATGTTCTCGGGTTCCATTAACAGCGTGGAAGTTCACCCCCGCGAGATTGTCCGGGAAGCGCTGAAGCTCAATGCCGCCGCCCTGATACTGGCGCATAATCACCCGTCGGGCATGGCGGAGCCGAGCCGTGCAGACCGTGAAGTAACCCATAAAGTCAGCGAAGCCTGTCAGCTACTCGACATCCGTCTGCTCGATCATCTGGTGATTGGTCATGGCGAATATGTCTCCTTTGCGGAGCGGGGATGGCTCTGA
- the rpmG gene encoding 50S ribosomal protein L33 has translation MAKGIREKIKLVSSAGTGHFYTTTKNKRTKPEKLELKKFDPVVRQHVIYKEAKIK, from the coding sequence ATGGCTAAAGGTATTCGTGAGAAGATCAAGCTGGTTTCCTCTGCTGGTACAGGTCACTTCTATACCACCACGAAGAACAAACGTACTAAACCAGAGAAGCTGGAACTGAAAAAGTTCGATCCGGTTGTACGTCAGCATGTGATCTACAAAGAAGCTAAAATTAAGTAA
- the pyrE gene encoding orotate phosphoribosyltransferase — protein MKAWQRQFIEFALNKQVLKFGEFTLKSGRKSPYFFNAGLFNSGRDLALLGRFYAQALVDGAVDFDLLFGPAYKGIPIATTTAVALADHHDRDVPYCFNRKEAKDHGEGGLLVGSPLQGKVMLVDDVITAGTAIRESMDIIGAHNATLAGVLVSLDRQERGRGEMSAIQEVERDYGCKVTAIITLADLISWLEEKPEMADHLAQVRAYQKAYGI, from the coding sequence ATGAAAGCCTGGCAGCGTCAGTTTATTGAATTCGCCCTGAACAAGCAGGTGCTGAAGTTCGGTGAGTTCACTTTGAAGTCAGGGCGTAAAAGCCCCTATTTCTTTAATGCCGGTCTGTTCAACAGCGGACGGGATTTAGCGCTGCTGGGACGCTTCTACGCGCAGGCGCTGGTGGATGGCGCTGTCGACTTCGATCTGCTGTTCGGTCCGGCCTATAAAGGCATTCCGATTGCGACCACCACGGCGGTGGCGCTGGCGGATCATCATGACCGCGATGTGCCTTACTGCTTTAACCGTAAAGAAGCGAAAGATCACGGCGAAGGTGGCCTGCTGGTGGGCAGTCCGCTGCAGGGCAAAGTGATGCTGGTGGACGATGTGATCACCGCAGGCACCGCAATTCGTGAGTCGATGGATATTATCGGCGCGCACAACGCTACTCTGGCAGGCGTGCTGGTCTCGCTTGATCGTCAGGAGCGTGGACGCGGAGAAATGTCGGCGATTCAGGAAGTGGAACGTGATTACGGCTGCAAAGTGACCGCGATTATCACACTGGCCGATCTGATTAGCTGGCTGGAAGAGAAGCCGGAGATGGCCGATCATCTGGCTCAGGTTCGTGCCTATCAGAAAGCGTACGGGATTTAA
- the coaBC gene encoding bifunctional phosphopantothenoylcysteine decarboxylase/phosphopantothenate--cysteine ligase CoaBC produces the protein MMGLAGKKILLGVSGGIAAYKAPELVRRLRDRGADVRVMMTEGAKAFITPLSLQAVSGYPVFDDLLDPAAEAAMGHIELAKWADLIVLAPATADLIARIAAGMANDLVTTAVLATASPVAVVPAMNQQMYRAAVTRHNLQTLHERGVLIWGPDSGSQACGDVGPGRMLDPLAIVDHAVQWAAPVNDLQHLNIMITAGPTREALDPVRYITNHSSGKMGFAIAAAAARRGAQVTLVSGPVSLAAPAGVQRVDVTSALEMQAAVMSEIAKQHIFIASAAVADYRAADIATDKIKKQGGDDNVTLNLVKNPDIVAGVAALQENRPFVVGFAAETQNVEEYARQKRVRKNLDLICANDVAKAGQGFNSDTNALHLFWQDGEKRLPLSDKSLLGQQLIDEIVSRYDEKNRR, from the coding sequence ATGATGGGATTAGCCGGCAAAAAAATTCTTCTTGGCGTAAGTGGCGGTATTGCCGCTTATAAAGCACCTGAGCTGGTACGTCGCCTGCGCGATCGCGGCGCTGATGTTCGCGTAATGATGACGGAGGGGGCAAAGGCCTTTATTACTCCGCTCAGCCTGCAGGCCGTCTCCGGCTATCCGGTGTTTGACGATCTGCTTGATCCGGCAGCGGAAGCCGCAATGGGTCATATTGAACTGGCAAAGTGGGCCGACCTGATTGTACTGGCACCGGCCACTGCCGACCTGATTGCCCGTATAGCTGCCGGTATGGCAAACGATCTGGTGACCACTGCTGTATTAGCGACGGCCTCACCCGTGGCGGTGGTGCCCGCTATGAATCAGCAGATGTATCGTGCGGCGGTGACCCGGCATAATCTGCAGACGCTGCATGAGCGTGGCGTGCTGATCTGGGGGCCAGACAGCGGCAGCCAGGCCTGCGGCGACGTCGGGCCGGGCCGGATGCTTGATCCGCTGGCGATTGTTGACCATGCGGTGCAGTGGGCTGCACCCGTCAACGATCTGCAACATCTCAACATTATGATAACCGCCGGTCCGACCCGTGAGGCGCTGGATCCGGTGCGCTACATCACGAATCACAGCTCCGGCAAAATGGGTTTTGCGATTGCCGCTGCCGCTGCCAGACGCGGCGCACAGGTCACGCTGGTCAGTGGTCCGGTCAGCCTGGCGGCACCAGCGGGTGTGCAACGCGTTGACGTTACCAGCGCGCTGGAGATGCAGGCCGCCGTCATGAGCGAGATAGCTAAACAACATATTTTCATTGCAAGCGCAGCCGTGGCAGACTACCGGGCAGCCGATATTGCGACCGATAAAATCAAGAAACAGGGCGGCGATGATAACGTCACGCTGAACCTGGTAAAGAATCCCGATATTGTTGCCGGGGTCGCCGCACTTCAGGAAAACCGGCCATTTGTGGTTGGATTTGCTGCTGAAACACAGAATGTGGAAGAATACGCCCGGCAAAAACGGGTGCGCAAGAATCTGGACCTGATCTGCGCTAACGATGTCGCTAAAGCCGGACAGGGATTTAATAGCGACACCAATGCTCTTCACCTTTTTTGGCAGGATGGAGAAAAACGCTTACCGCTCAGCGATAAGTCTCTCCTTGGCCAACAATTAATAGACGAGATTGTCAGCCGTTATGATGAAAAAAATAGACGTTAA
- the mutM gene encoding bifunctional DNA-formamidopyrimidine glycosylase/DNA-(apurinic or apyrimidinic site) lyase, with protein sequence MPELPEVETSRRGIEPHLVGETILHAVVRNSRLRWPVSQEILALSDQPVLSVQRRAKYLLLELPHGWIIIHLGMSGSLRVLSEELPAAKHDHVDLVMSNGKVLRYTDPRRFGAWLWSSDLAGSSVLAHLGPEPLSEAFDGAYLFDKSRGKRTLIKQWLMDNKVVVGVGNIYASESLFTAGILPDRAAVSLSQAEAELLVNTIKAVLLRSIEQGGTTLRDFLQTDGKPGYFAQQLQVYGRAGEPCRACGTPIVSGRHGQRSTYWCPSCQH encoded by the coding sequence ATGCCAGAGTTGCCAGAGGTTGAGACCAGCCGCCGCGGTATCGAGCCGCATTTGGTTGGTGAAACCATTCTTCACGCCGTGGTGCGTAATTCACGTCTGCGCTGGCCTGTTTCGCAGGAGATCCTGGCGCTGAGCGATCAGCCGGTGCTCAGCGTGCAGCGTCGGGCAAAATATCTGCTGCTGGAACTGCCGCATGGCTGGATCATTATCCACCTTGGCATGTCGGGCAGCCTGCGCGTGCTGTCAGAAGAGCTGCCAGCAGCGAAGCATGACCATGTTGATTTAGTGATGAGCAACGGCAAAGTACTGCGCTACACCGACCCGCGTCGCTTTGGTGCCTGGCTCTGGAGCAGCGATCTGGCGGGCAGCAGCGTGCTGGCACATCTCGGGCCGGAGCCGCTCAGCGAGGCATTTGACGGGGCTTACCTGTTCGATAAGTCACGCGGCAAGCGGACGCTCATCAAGCAATGGCTGATGGATAACAAAGTGGTGGTGGGCGTGGGCAACATTTACGCCAGCGAGTCACTGTTTACCGCCGGGATCCTTCCCGATCGTGCCGCAGTAAGTCTGTCGCAGGCTGAAGCGGAGCTGCTGGTCAACACTATTAAAGCGGTGCTGTTACGTTCAATTGAGCAGGGCGGTACTACGCTGCGTGACTTCTTACAGACCGACGGCAAGCCTGGCTATTTTGCCCAGCAACTGCAGGTTTATGGCCGGGCAGGTGAACCCTGCCGGGCATGCGGTACGCCGATTGTCAGCGGCAGGCATGGGCAGCGCAGCACCTACTGGTGCCCGAGCTGCCAGCATTAA
- the coaD gene encoding pantetheine-phosphate adenylyltransferase has product MTTKAIYPGTFDPVTLGHLDIVTRAAQMFDQLILAIAASPSKKPMFSLDERVALAGQVVAHLPNVEVVGFSDLMANFARDQQANVLVRGLRAVSDFEYEMQLAQMNRHLLPTLESVFLMPSEGFSFISSSLVKEVARHGGDVSAFLPAPVHQALLAKLA; this is encoded by the coding sequence ATGACCACTAAAGCCATCTATCCCGGTACGTTTGATCCTGTAACGCTCGGTCATCTCGACATCGTGACGCGGGCAGCGCAGATGTTTGATCAGCTGATTCTGGCCATTGCTGCCAGCCCCAGTAAAAAACCGATGTTCAGCCTGGATGAACGCGTGGCGCTGGCCGGTCAGGTGGTTGCCCATCTGCCGAACGTTGAGGTGGTCGGCTTCAGCGACCTGATGGCGAATTTCGCCCGTGACCAGCAGGCGAATGTGCTGGTCCGTGGCTTGCGTGCGGTGTCAGACTTTGAATATGAAATGCAGCTGGCGCAGATGAATCGTCACCTGCTGCCCACGCTGGAGAGTGTCTTCCTGATGCCGTCTGAAGGCTTCTCGTTTATCTCCTCTTCGCTGGTCAAAGAGGTGGCGCGTCACGGCGGCGATGTTTCCGCCTTTCTGCCCGCGCCGGTGCATCAGGCACTGCTGGCTAAACTGGCTTAA
- a CDS encoding NupC/NupG family nucleoside CNT transporter: MAAILHFLLALVVIFALALLVSHDRKQIRLRFIVQLIVAEAALGWFFLHSAGGLALVGSFAGFFETLLGFAAQGTEFVFGGMSKQGLAFIFLGVLCPIVFISALIGILQHWRILPLLIRIFGTLLSKINGMGKLESFNAVSTLILGQSENFIAYKGILGDIPPRRLYTMAATAMSTVSLSIVGAYMSMIEPKYVVAALLLNMFSTFIILSIINPMKSQDEQPIALEKLHEEQSFFEMLGEYILAGFKVAMIILAMLIGFIALIAAVNAVFAAVFGYSFQQLLGYLFYPLAWLIGIPKADALQAASIMATKLVANEFVAMIELQKVAAGMSARGLGILSVFLVSFANFASIGIVAGAIKGLNEKQGNVVSRFGWKLVYGSTLVSLLSAAFAGLFI, encoded by the coding sequence ATGGCCGCCATTCTTCATTTCCTGCTGGCGCTGGTGGTGATTTTTGCCCTTGCGCTGCTGGTCAGTCATGACCGTAAACAGATTCGCCTGCGCTTTATTGTTCAACTGATTGTGGCAGAAGCCGCGCTGGGTTGGTTCTTCCTTCACTCTGCCGGGGGGCTGGCGCTGGTCGGCTCGTTTGCGGGATTCTTTGAGACGCTGCTGGGCTTTGCCGCACAGGGTACAGAATTCGTGTTTGGCGGAATGAGCAAACAGGGGCTGGCATTTATCTTCCTTGGCGTACTCTGCCCGATTGTCTTTATTTCCGCACTGATCGGCATATTGCAGCACTGGCGCATCCTGCCGCTGCTGATCCGTATTTTCGGGACGCTGCTGTCGAAAATTAATGGCATGGGCAAACTGGAGTCGTTTAACGCCGTCAGCACGCTGATTCTGGGTCAGTCGGAAAACTTCATCGCCTATAAAGGGATTCTGGGTGATATCCCGCCGCGTCGGCTCTACACCATGGCAGCGACCGCTATGTCCACCGTTTCGCTGTCGATTGTCGGTGCTTATATGTCGATGATTGAACCGAAGTATGTGGTTGCCGCACTGCTGCTTAACATGTTCAGCACCTTTATTATCCTGTCGATCATCAACCCGATGAAAAGCCAGGATGAGCAGCCTATCGCGCTGGAAAAGCTGCATGAAGAGCAGAGCTTCTTTGAAATGCTGGGCGAGTACATCCTGGCTGGTTTCAAAGTGGCGATGATCATTCTGGCGATGCTGATTGGCTTTATTGCCCTGATTGCTGCCGTGAATGCCGTGTTTGCGGCGGTCTTTGGCTATAGCTTCCAGCAACTGCTCGGCTACCTGTTCTATCCTCTGGCATGGCTGATCGGCATTCCCAAAGCGGATGCCCTGCAGGCGGCCAGCATCATGGCGACCAAGCTGGTGGCAAATGAGTTTGTGGCGATGATTGAGCTGCAGAAAGTCGCGGCGGGCATGAGTGCGCGCGGGCTGGGTATTCTGTCTGTGTTCCTGGTCTCCTTTGCTAACTTTGCCTCGATCGGCATTGTGGCGGGTGCCATAAAAGGCCTGAACGAAAAACAGGGGAATGTGGTTTCCCGGTTTGGCTGGAAGCTGGTCTATGGCTCCACGCTGGTGAGCCTGCTCTCTGCAGCTTTTGCCGGTCTGTTTATCTGA
- the slmA gene encoding nucleoid occlusion factor SlmA: protein MAEKKVAKRNRREEILQALAQMLESGDGSQRITTAKLAATVGVSEAALYRHFPSKTRMFDSLIEFIEDSLITRINLILKDEKETMTRLRLIVQLILGFGERNPGLTRILTGHALMFEQDRLQGRINQLFERIEVQLRQVMRERKMREGEAFQADEALLASQLLAFCEGLLSRYVRSEFRFSPTADFEARWPLIVAQLA from the coding sequence ATGGCAGAAAAAAAAGTCGCGAAGCGAAACCGTCGCGAAGAGATTTTGCAGGCGCTGGCACAGATGCTGGAGTCGGGTGATGGCAGTCAGCGCATTACCACCGCCAAACTGGCAGCCACGGTAGGCGTTTCCGAAGCGGCGTTGTATCGTCACTTCCCCAGTAAGACACGCATGTTCGATAGCCTGATTGAGTTTATCGAAGACAGTCTGATTACCCGCATCAATCTGATCCTCAAAGATGAAAAAGAGACCATGACGCGTCTGCGTCTGATCGTGCAACTGATTCTGGGATTTGGTGAGCGTAATCCGGGACTGACGCGCATCCTGACCGGCCATGCATTGATGTTTGAGCAGGACCGACTGCAGGGACGCATCAATCAGCTGTTTGAGCGGATTGAAGTGCAGCTGCGACAGGTGATGCGGGAACGGAAAATGCGTGAGGGCGAAGCTTTTCAGGCTGATGAGGCGCTGCTGGCAAGCCAGCTGCTGGCATTCTGTGAAGGTTTACTGTCGCGCTATGTCCGTTCTGAGTTTCGTTTCAGTCCTACCGCAGACTTTGAGGCTCGCTGGCCGCTGATTGTCGCGCAGCTGGCGTAA
- the rpmB gene encoding 50S ribosomal protein L28: protein MSRVCQVTGKRPVTGNNRSHAMNATKRRFLPNLHSHRFWVESEKRFVTLRVSVKGMRIIDKKGIDTVLSDMRARGEKY from the coding sequence ATGTCACGAGTCTGCCAGGTAACTGGAAAGCGTCCGGTAACGGGTAACAACCGTTCCCACGCAATGAACGCGACGAAACGCCGTTTCCTTCCGAACCTGCACTCACACCGTTTTTGGGTTGAGAGCGAGAAGCGCTTCGTTACTCTGCGTGTATCTGTTAAAGGTATGCGCATTATTGATAAAAAGGGCATTGATACGGTTTTATCCGACATGCGTGCCCGTGGTGAGAAGTACTAA